The following nucleotide sequence is from uncultured Draconibacterium sp..
GGCCAGCGTGCGGTATTTCGAATCAATCATCGGAATAATATCCTTCAGCAAAGTGTTCATAAAACCATCGGCCCAACCTTGAGGTGGCCACTGTGCCGGGCGTTCGCCGGCTTCGCGGTTACGTGGTGGCCTTGGCATTGCCCAGGTACCGTTGTCCATAACAATGATAAACGGAACGGATTTACCATCGGCAATCAGGTTGTCCATTATCAATCCAGCGTGTCCCTGGCTTGACCATCCGGTTTCGTTTTCGCCACCACCATGTTGCAGATACAACACCGGGTAACGTTTTTCAGGATTTTCGTCGTACCCCGGAGGTGTGTAAACAAAACACCTGCGCATGGTCTTGTTGCTTTCCGAGAAATATTGAAGCTCGCGTACTTCTCCGTGCGGAACATTTTTCAGGGCATAAAACTCCTGGTCTTGTGCCGGAATTTCAATACCACTTCCCCAACGGCTGGCGCCATAAAAATACAAGCTGTTTGGATCGGGAACGGCAGCTCCGTCAACCCAAAGCTGGTAGTAATGAAAACCTTCGTCCTGTGGTGCCGATTCGCCGGTCCACACACCGTTTTCATCTTTAACCAAGTCG
It contains:
- a CDS encoding alpha/beta hydrolase-fold protein gives rise to the protein MKRYSFILTVLLAFSALFAIAQTAAEDFKPSSTNQEGKEYPMVNSEGRVRAQLSAPEAEKVQLDIGGVKYDLVKDENGVWTGESAPQDEGFHYYQLWVDGAAVPDPNSLYFYGASRWGSGIEIPAQDQEFYALKNVPHGEVRELQYFSESNKTMRRCFVYTPPGYDENPEKRYPVLYLQHGGGENETGWSSQGHAGLIMDNLIADGKSVPFIIVMDNGTWAMPRPPRNREAGERPAQWPPQGWADGFMNTLLKDIIPMIDSKYRTLADSGNRAMAGLSMGGMQTRVITLANPDVFSNVGMFSGGSITMEDIEQHPDFKEKVKLLFISYGSREIENPRSGPMGGPKENTEALKKAGMNTHFYVSPETAHEWQSWRRSLYQFAPLLFKN